The sequence TGTAGATGGTGGAAATCGTAAATGGTTTGGTACCGAAAGCGCTGGCGTTTTTCTTATTTCGTCAGATAATTTGATACAGGAGCATAACTTTAATATAGATAATTCAAAGCTGCTGTATAACAATATCTCATCTATCGCTATAAACCATCAATCAGGCGAAGTATTCTTCCTGTCGGATAATGGCTTATGTTCTTATCAGAGTAATGCTGTAGAACCTAACGAGCAGATGACTAAAGATAACGTGATAGCTTATCCTAATCCAGTTACACCCGATTTTACTGGCATGGTTACCATTACTGGATTAAGTTATGACGCTGATGTGAAGATTACAACAGCTACAGGTGCCATTGTAGCCGAAGGACGTAGTAATGGCGGTATGTTTAACTGGGATTGCTGTAATAAGCAAGGAAAACGCGTAGCAAGCGGTGTTTATATGGTGATAACAGCTACATCGGATGGTAAGAAAGGTACCGTTTGTAAAATTGCCGTTATCAATTAAATAAAAAGCTGGAGTTAATTAACTCAACTCCAGCATTCTATTAATTGGCTTAACAGCTTCTTTAGCTATCTCAGGATCAACCTCAATCTGAGGGCTCATAGTCTTTAAACAGTTATAAACCTTCTCGAGTGTATTTAATTTCATGTAATTACACTCATTACAACTGCATTCTAAGCCACTCTCGCTTATTTCTGGAGGTACAGGGATAAATTCCTTATCAGGACAAGTACGTTGCATCTCGTGCAGAATACCAGCCTCTGTAGCCACAATAAACTGCTTTTTATCGCTCTGCTGGGCATAATTCAGCATCGTAGCTGTACTTCCCTTAACTTCAGCCACAGCCAATACTGGTGCCTTGCACTCCAAGTGTGCCATCACTACTGCATCGGGATACTGCTTTTTAAGCTCCAGAATCTTTGAAACCGAGAAACGCTCGTGCACATGACAACCACCATTCCAAAGCAACATCTTTCTACCTGTCACCTCATTGATATAGTTACCAAGATTATAGTCAGGACCAAATATCAGCTTAGCATCCTTTGGCAACTGATCAACCACCTTCTTTGCATTTCCACTGGTCACCACCACATCAGTCAGCGCCTTAACAGCTGCTGTGGTATTTACATAACTGATAACCTGATAACCAGGATGCTCATCCTTAAACTTCTTCAGGTCTTCGGCCTTACAACTGTCGGCCAGCGAACAGCCAGCTGCCAGATCAGGACAAAGCACAATCTTATCAGGCGATAGCAGCTTACAGGTTTCGGCCATAAAGTGCACACCACACATTACCATTACTTTGGCATCAGTCTCGGCAGCCTTACGCGCCAAAGCCAACGAGTCACCTACAAAATCGGCGATATCCTGAATATCACCAATCGTATAATAGTGAGCCAGGATGATGGCATCTTTTTCCTCACACATCTTACGAATCTCAGCTTTCAGCTCCTTTGTTGTCAACACCATATTATTTTTATATTTCTTTTTTTATTTATTTTTTAAAAATAGAATAAGTAGTATGATATGCCGTGAATATCTTGATAACTTTTTAGCGTTTTTATTGTATAATTGACTATTAACTACAAAAAATCACTTATTAACCATTACTGTTAATTCTTTCTGTCTGATAATGAACCACTAAGCATACTTATCCACAATTTCCAATTTCGGTGCAAAATTAATAAGTTTATTATTTATTTTGGCATAAAAGTGTGGAAAACTTGCGAAAATATACGTAATAAACCTGTGGATATCCCCAAATGTAAGAGTGTAGGGTATAATTAACAAGTTATTAACATAGTTATCCACACACTTATCAACAGGTTTTTCCACAATTATTTGGTAGTTTGTTTTCTATGTAGTAACTTTGCAGGCAGAATGAAGAAGTTACGTACAATAGAAATGGATCGTCTGACTGTCGACGAGTTTAAGCAGGCAGACAAGTTGCCACTCATTGTGGTGTTAGATGATGTGCGATCAATGCATAATGTGGGTAGTGTTTTCCGTACGGGTGATGCTTTCCGTATCGAGGCAGTTTATCTTTGTGGTATTACCAGTACACCACCTATGGCCGAGATTCATAAAACAGCTCTTGGTGCCGAGGATAGTGTAACATGGAAATACTTCGATACGGCACTTGAGGCAGTTGAGACATTAAAGGCTGAAGGCTATGAAGTTTATTCTGTTGAACAAGCTCATGGTTCAACCATGCTTCAGAACTTTACACCTATTAATAATAAGAAGTATGCTGTGGTGTTAGGCAACGAGGTAAAAGGTGTTCATCAGGAAGTCATCGATGCTTCGGATGGTTGTTTAGAGATACCTCAGTTTGGCACCAAACACTCCATGAATGTATCAGTAACAGGTGGCATCATCATCTGGCATTTTGCAAAAAATATCATTCTTTAGTAAAAAAGTTGTTGCTTTGATGTCACATTTCTAAACTTTCTGCGTATTAAGGATAAAAGCAACAAAGAAAAAGAATGACAACTGACGAGTTTAAACAACAGGCAGAAGGGCTTAGGCTTCAATTAATCAGTGTGGCTCAGAAATATCTGGGTACTACTGATGAGGCTGAGGACATCGTACAGGATACGATGGTGAAACTCTGGCTGATGCGCGAACAACTGAAATCGCCTATTTCAGCTTTTGCCTGTATGGTAACTCGCAACCTATGTATCGATTGTCTGCGCAGAAAGCATCCCACAGTAGATATCACTCAATTATCTTACGAAGATGATCTGAGCGATGATGGCGAGCAGATAGAACAGATGCTACGCGTTATCGACACACTTCCTTCTACACAGCGAACCATTCTGCGTATGCATCATCTACAAGGTATGAAAACCAAGGAGATTGCTATCGTGCTTGGCTCAACCGAGGTGGCTGTGCGTAAAACGCTGAGTAGAGCCAGATCGATGGTACGTAAACGCTTGATAGCTATATTCGCAGCCGCATCGTTACTGATAGGCATATCGATGGTAACAGTTCATGTGCTGAAAGTAGAAAACAGCGATGAATGTGTAGCTTATGTATATGGTAAGAAATATACCGACCAGCAGACTGTTATGGCTGAGATGAAGCGAACGATGGGTGAGATGACTGAGGATAATACTCAGAATGAGATAGAACAACAGTTGAACGATTTATTTAGTAATTAAGAGATATGAAACGAGTACTGATGATTTTCATGGCGTGTTTTTGGATGCTGCTTACAACCAATGCACAGAGTGGACTGAACATAGAACCACTCTTTGCAGGAAAGATTATCCCACAGCAGCGAATGGTTGAAACACGAGTAAAAGGTAAGATGCTCTCTAAGTATCAGCTTACCTTATTTCGCAGTGTGCGCTTTCAGGCCAACAATAAGCAGGAGATAACTCGTGTACACGATCTGATTGAACTCGATAAGAAAAAGCATCCTAACAATATCTATTCTGAAAACTACTCAAGCACCAAGAGTCGTTCGAAGGAAACATTGATGCTACAACTATCCAAAGAGGGCAACCATAACCGTTTTCTGTGCTATAAACGAAATAACGAGGAGGTTACGGTTATCTATATGGAAGGTACGCTCAATTCGCTGGATACATTACGAGAATTAATTAAATAAAGATATAACGATATGAAAAAGCTATTTATTCTTTTCCTCTTGGCTGTTTCGGCCACAGTAAATGCAACTACAGTTGCCGATAACGACACCCTGACCATTCTTAAGCCTCAAAAGGTGCGTATCATCACTGGTGATTCAATCCAAAAAGTAAAAGTTTACGGACGTGAGAATGATGATAAGTACACCTACGAAAGTAAAATTCTGTTGGTTGACTCTAACTATGTGAGCGAGACCAATATTAATAAAGATACCTGGAACTTTGATTTTGTAAAGAAACATAGCAGAGGTACAGGTTATCCATTAAAAACTAATAATGCCAGTATGCGTCTGGCTGTTGGTCTTACATATGGTGCTGATGCAAAATACAATAGTTCACAGTCGGTAGGCAGTTCATGGGAAATCATGTGGACCATTATGGAGTGGGAGAAATTTAAGTACGGACAGCACAATGGATTCTCAATAGGCTTTGGTGTTGATTGGCGTAATTTCCGTATCGATGGTCGTCAGTATTTTTACAAAGCCAATGATGGTATGCTGTCAGAGCAGAGTTATCCTGCAGGCTATGAGGCCGATTTCTCGCGTATAAAGGTGTTCAGTCTGCAGATTCCTATGATGTGGAAATATCGTACCAAGAAAACAACTTTTGGCTTAGGTCCTGTCATCAACTTCAATACC is a genomic window of Xylanibacter ruminicola 23 containing:
- a CDS encoding DUF6108 family protein, giving the protein MKRVLMIFMACFWMLLTTNAQSGLNIEPLFAGKIIPQQRMVETRVKGKMLSKYQLTLFRSVRFQANNKQEITRVHDLIELDKKKHPNNIYSENYSSTKSRSKETLMLQLSKEGNHNRFLCYKRNNEEVTVIYMEGTLNSLDTLRELIK
- the nadA gene encoding quinolinate synthase NadA, coding for MVLTTKELKAEIRKMCEEKDAIILAHYYTIGDIQDIADFVGDSLALARKAAETDAKVMVMCGVHFMAETCKLLSPDKIVLCPDLAAGCSLADSCKAEDLKKFKDEHPGYQVISYVNTTAAVKALTDVVVTSGNAKKVVDQLPKDAKLIFGPDYNLGNYINEVTGRKMLLWNGGCHVHERFSVSKILELKKQYPDAVVMAHLECKAPVLAVAEVKGSTATMLNYAQQSDKKQFIVATEAGILHEMQRTCPDKEFIPVPPEISESGLECSCNECNYMKLNTLEKVYNCLKTMSPQIEVDPEIAKEAVKPINRMLELS
- a CDS encoding RNA methyltransferase: MKKLRTIEMDRLTVDEFKQADKLPLIVVLDDVRSMHNVGSVFRTGDAFRIEAVYLCGITSTPPMAEIHKTALGAEDSVTWKYFDTALEAVETLKAEGYEVYSVEQAHGSTMLQNFTPINNKKYAVVLGNEVKGVHQEVIDASDGCLEIPQFGTKHSMNVSVTGGIIIWHFAKNIIL
- a CDS encoding RNA polymerase sigma factor codes for the protein MTTDEFKQQAEGLRLQLISVAQKYLGTTDEAEDIVQDTMVKLWLMREQLKSPISAFACMVTRNLCIDCLRRKHPTVDITQLSYEDDLSDDGEQIEQMLRVIDTLPSTQRTILRMHHLQGMKTKEIAIVLGSTEVAVRKTLSRARSMVRKRLIAIFAAASLLIGISMVTVHVLKVENSDECVAYVYGKKYTDQQTVMAEMKRTMGEMTEDNTQNEIEQQLNDLFSN